The following proteins are encoded in a genomic region of Corythoichthys intestinalis isolate RoL2023-P3 chromosome 5, ASM3026506v1, whole genome shotgun sequence:
- the LOC130915906 gene encoding uncharacterized protein LOC130915906 isoform X3: MTGVSPGVGSFKDNTCHHRMFGAVLGALENCEDCTGPVSSLKWLGVTCKLCSRSWHKSCFLKKNSSLDATKSWDHVSDSEISDSGSDDVYLPSRSSDGSSSDFPTDTEHNEDAQSVILPYLGQVKPLPSEGKTKRVPLLEQKASKSDCINDQPCSDNGVTHRDNWIISTNTAEQPPTPAEPLPSISTQQISSCTLKNYCYVCKKAQSKISRHFKKHEKEDLDIARALSLPKNSKERKMLLDKLRNKGNYEHNQEVINSHSGSLKVRRRAGSSKVSENSKRYVHCTYCKGMFLRKELWRHTKRCPLKKKTEDHQRSKVLSLADMAESTSCHTISTGVWKVLGKMRQDDIGSVVRNDFIILQLAQSLYNKHGNDPTKFEYIRTKVREMGRLLLTLRVMYSIQSFEDGVKPNNFYKIVNAVKRVSGYDEEKNSYSTPSLALKLGHSLKKIGDIILCRAIAAEDEHLTKATERFIRLCSKEWAGYVSHTALATLRKSRFNQPSIIPFTEDVQKLHKYLEENSAIAIHNLKKHESPQAYGELARLTLSQIILFNRRRAGEVSKMSLESFKKRDQTELHGDVAASLSLFEQKLARHFSRVEIMGKRGRKVAVLLNPEVVCATTLLVEKRQMCNVHKDNPFLFGRPECPFTSHYRGQDCVRTFARLCGAKNPQYLRSTQLRKHIATQSQILNLKNNELDQLANFLGHDIRVHRDFYRLPEATIEVAKITKILLAMEKGTLAQFKGKSLDEIEIEDKLDPEMYGELDDGDDKVDEDDESSSDDEHNEGERGRDEENGGDEDGGTGRDEENGGDEDGGTGRDEENGGAEDGGTGRDEENGGDEDGGRGCPLGLMENERMEIDEEQNSSSGKRKTTILTEDLVKTSKGQKKKCVVSSSREIKRRKYVKRPWSNAEISAVMKFFKTHIEKGKLASKIECEQCKLAEDPILKNRTLQNIRDFVRNRGLKLKK, translated from the exons ATGACAGGAGTCAGTCCTGGTGTTGGATCATTCAAGGATAATACA tgcCACCATAGAATGTTTGGTGCAGTTCTCGGTGCTTTGGAAAATTGTGAAGACTGCACTGGGCCTGTCTCCAGTTTAAAATGGCTTGGTGTGACATgcaaat TATGTTCAAGATCATGgcataaatcctgttttttgaaGAAGAATTCATCACTG gATGCTACTAAGTCTTGGGATCATGTTTCTGACTCTGAAATCAGTGATTCAGGTTCAGACGATGTCTACCTTCCATCAAGAAGCTCTGATGGATCCAGCTCTGATTTTCCTACTGACACTGAACATAATGAGGATGCACAATCGGTAATCTTGCCATATCTTGGACAAGTTAAACCACTTCCTTCTGAAGGAAAAACAAAGAGAGTTCCGCTGTTGGAACAGAAGGCCTCCAAATCTGACTGCATCAATGACCAACCCTGTTCTGATAATGGAGTGACTCATCGTGATAACTGGATTATTTCAACAAATACGGCCGAGCAGCCTCCCACCCCGGCTGAGCCTCTTCCTAGCATATCAACTCAACAAATCTCTTCTTGCACTTTAAAGAATTACTGCTATGTTTGCAAAAAAGCCCAATCCAAAATTTCTCGGCACTTTAAAAAGCATGAGAAAGAAGATTTGGACATTGCccgagcattgtcattacccaaGAACTCAAAAGAGAGAAAAATGTTATTGGATAAGTTGCGGAACAAAGGAAATTATGAGCATAATCAGGAGGTAATAAATAGCCATAGTGGATCACTGAAAGTCAGAAGAAGAGCTGGATCATCAAAAGTCTCTGAGAACTCCAAAAGGTATGTCCATTGTACATATTGCAAAGGTATGTTTCTTCGCAAAGAGCTGTGGCGCCACACAAAAAGGTgtccattaaagaaaaaaactgagGACCATCAAAGGAGCAAAGTCTTATCTCTGGCTGATATGGCGGAGTCAACCAGCTGTCACACCATTTCCACTGGCGTGTGGAAGGTGCTCGGAAAGATGAGGCAAGACGACATAGGATCTGTAGTGCGCAATGATTTCATCATATTGCAACTGGCCCAGTCGCTGTACAACAAGCATGGGAATGATCCCACAAAATTTGAGTACATTAGGACAAAGGTTCGGGAAATGGGTAGACTTTTATTGACTCTAAGAGTGATGTATTCTATTCAAAGCTTTGAAGATGGTGTAAAACCAAACAACTTCTACAAAATTGTTAATGCTGTGAAAAGAGTTTCAGGATATGATGAAGAGAAAAACTCGTATTCCACACCAAGTCTTGCCCTGAAGTTGGGGCACTCGTTGAAAAAAATTGGGGACATTATTCTTTGCAGAGCTATAGCAGCAGAGGATGAACATTTGACAAAAGCAACTGAACGATTCATCAGACTCTGCTCAAAAGAATGGGCCGGATATGTCTCTCACACTGCACTGGCTACTTTGAGAAAGTCAAGGTTCAATCAACCATCCATCATACCATTCACAGAGGATGTGCAAAAGTTACATAAATACCTGGAGGAGAACTCGGCTATTGCCATACACAACTTAAAAAAACATGAGTCTCCTCAGGCATATGGAGAACTTGCAAGGTTGACACTTTCACAAATAATACTCTTTAATAGACGCCGTGCAGGTGAAGTTTCAAAAATGTCTCTGGAATCCTTCAAGAAAAGAGACCAAACTGAGCTTCATGGTGATGTAGCTGCCAGTCTGTCACTTTTTGAACAGAAGCTAGCAAGGCACTTTAGCAGAGTGGAAATTATGGGTAAAAGAGGCAGGAAAGTGGCAGTTTTGTTGAaccctgaggttgtttgtgcgaCAACACTTCTCGTAGAGAAAAGACAGATGTGCAATGTGCACAAGGACAACCCTTTCCTATTTGGAAGGCCAGAATGCCCCTTCACAAGCCACTACAGAGGACAGGATTGTGTTAGAACATTTGCACGCTTGTGTGGCGCAAAGAATCCACAGTATCTGAGGTCTACACAACTTCGAAAGCACATTGCGACCCAATCCCAAATCTTGAACCTTAAGAACAACGAACTGGATCAACTGGCTAACTTTTTGGGCCATGATATTAGAGTTCACAGAGACTTTTACCGTCTGCCAGAAGCCACGATTGAAGTGGCAAAAATCACGAAGATTCTGCTTGCTATGGAGAAAGGAACGTTGGCACAGTTCAAGGGGAAGTCTCTTGATGAGATTGAGATTGAAG ATAAATTGGATCCAGAAATGTATGGTGAGTTGGATGATGGAGACGACAAAGTGGATGAGGATGATGAAAGCAGCAGTGACGATGAACACAACGAAGGTGAAAGAGGGAGAGACGAAGAAAATGGTGGAGACGAAGACGGAGGCACGGGGAGAGACGAAGAAAATGGTGGAGACGAAGACGGAGGCACAGGGAGAGACGAAGAAAATGGTGGAGCCGAAGACGGGGGCACAGGGAGAGACGAAGAAAATGGTGGAGACGAAGACGGAGGCAGAGGTTGTCCCCTTGGACTAATGG AAAACGAAAGAATGGAGATCGACGAAGAGCAAAACAGTTCCTCTG gaaaacgAAAAACAACTATATTGACTGAGGATTTGGTCAAGACTTCCAAAG GACAGAAGAAAAAGTGTGTCGTCAGCAGTTCCAGAG AGATCAAACGCAGAAAATATGTGAAGAGGCCATGGAGCAACGCCGAAATCAGCGCTGTCATGAAATTCTTCAAAACCCACATCGAAAAAGGGAAATTGGCAAGTAAGATTGAGTGTGAACAATGCAAACTAGCTGAGGACCCGATTTTGAAGAATAGAACCCTTCAAAATATTAGGGATTTTGTGAGGAACCGTGGccttaagttaaaaaaatag